One Phaseolus vulgaris cultivar G19833 chromosome 2, P. vulgaris v2.0, whole genome shotgun sequence DNA window includes the following coding sequences:
- the LOC137810489 gene encoding VAN3-binding protein-like isoform X1, with protein MEGGFFPPWKNGSWLELASEDVQESEQFKLVSSLPPLAEPPTPREPMEFLSRSWSLSASEISKALSEKQKQAFLDTSADTLQEPISASQLAGGRIIVSGNCRRMGAIGKWLHQKQYGSTNVTVKKKDRARAENARVHSALSIAGLASAVAAVAATEDPRGGCRSKLDVALASATQLLASYCVEMAELAGADRERVAATVRSAVDIQTPGDLMTFTAAAATALRGEAALTARLPKEAKKNASISPYDKVIAEPHWLRAFDGQMLERHPPCLGDLLQLTEKGTLRWRHVHVYIKKCQVKIKIKSKHVGGAFSKKNKSGVVYGVCDKDNAWPYRKEREASEELYFGLKTAQGLLEFKCQNKLHKQKWVDGIDMLLRRVNTVEATEHSLEYLSISSST; from the exons ATGGAAGGTGGTTTTTTTCCACCTTGGAAAAATGGATCGTGGCTGGAGTTAGCTTCGGAGGATGTGCAGGAGAGTGAGCAATTCAAACTGGTGTCATCCTTGCCGCCGTTGGCTGAGCCACCGACACCGCGTGAACCCATGGAGTTCTTGTCCAGGTCATGGAGTCTCTCTGCCTCGGAAATCTCAAAGGCTCTCTCAGAGAAACAAAAGCAAGCTTTTCTCGATACGAGCGCCGACACATTGCAAGAACCTATTTCCGCATCTCAATTAGCA GGAGGGAGAATAATAGTTTCTGGAAATTGTCGAAGGATGGGTGCGATTGGGAAGTGGTTACATCAGAAGCAGTATGGGAGCACGAACGTTACCGTTAAGAAGAAAGATCGGGCGCGTGCGGAGAACGCGCGTGTGCATTCGGCGCTGTCCATTGCGGGGTTGGCCTCCGCGGTGGCTGCGGTGGCCGCAACAGAGGACCCTCGCGGTGGCTGTCGTTCTAAATTGGACGTTGCTCTCGCTTCCGCCACGCAACTCTTGGCGTCATATTGCGTTGAGATGGCGGAGTTGGCCGGCGCGGATCGGGAGCGCGTGGCGGCCACCGTCAGGTCCGCTGTTGATATTCAGACCCCTGGTGATCTAATGACTTTCACGGCAGCAGCTGCAACAG CTTTGCGAGGAGAAGCAGCTCTTACAGCTAGATTGccaaaagaagcaaagaagaaTGCTTCAATAAGTCCGTATGATAAAGTGATAGCGGAACCGCATTGGCTTCGTGCGTTTGACGGTCAGATGTTGGAACGTCATCCACCATGTCTGGGGGATTTGTTGCAGCTCACAGAAAAAG GCACTTTACGATGGAGACATGTCCATGTTTATATCAAGAAATGCCAG GTCAAAATTAAGATCAAAAGTAAGCACGTTGGAGGAGCCTTCTCCAAAAAGAATAAAT CAGGTGTGGTGTATGGAGTGTGTGATAAAGATAATGCATGGCCATATAGAAAAGAAAGGGAAGCATCGGAAGAGCTATATTTTGGGCTCAAAACTGCACAAGGTCTTCTAGAATTTAAGTGCCAGAACAAACTCCATAAGCAAAAATGGGTTGATGGGATAGATATGTTACTTCGTAGGGTCAACACTGTTGAAGCAACAGAGCATTCTCTAGAATATTTAAGTATTAGTAGCAGTACATGA
- the LOC137810487 gene encoding phosphatidylserine decarboxylase proenzyme 1, mitochondrial isoform X2 produces the protein MKEKGIEVEFQPDIKATFLRLLPLRSISRCWGYMTSMEIPVWLRPVIYKAWARAFHSNLEEAGLPLDKYATLKDFFVRTLKEGSRPIDVDPQCLVSPVDGTVLRFGELKGAGAMIEQVKGFSYSVFSLLGASPFLPTTADGDVQEKLNESTTNTEKNKKSWWRVSLASPKVWDPKSSCPKRGLFYCVVYLKPGDYHRIHSPADWNILVRRHFSGRLYPLNERATRTIRNLYIENERVILEGLWQEGFMALAAIGATNIGSSELFIEPELHTNRPMKKFLHSEPPEERVYECEGVGRVLTRGDELGAFNMGSTVVLVFQAPISKLNEGDSSQEFRFCVQSGDRIRVGEALGRWHSS, from the exons ATGAAGGAGAAAGGAATTGAAGTGGAATTCCAGCCTGATATCAAG GCTACATTTTTAAGGTTACTGCCTCTGCGTTCAATTTCTAGATGCTGGGGATACATGACAAGCATG GAAATACCAGTTTGGCTAAGGCCCGTTATCTATAAAGCTTGGGCTCGGGCATTCCATTCAa ATTTAGAAGAAGCTGGTTTACCTCTAGACAAGTATGCCACCTTAAAGGATTTTTTTGTCCGCACTTTGAAAGAAGGTTCCAGGCCTATTGATGTTGATCCGCAGTGTCTG GTTAGTCCTGTGGACGGTACAGTTTTAAGATTTGGGGAGTTGAAGGGAGCAGGGGCAATGATTGAACAAGTAAAAGGGTTTTCATATTCAGTTTTTTCTCTTCTTGGTGCAAGCCCTTTCCTTCCAACAACTGCTGATGGTGATGTGCAAGAGAAGCTTAATGAATCAACAACAAATACTGAAAAGAACAAAAAGTCATGGTGGAGAGTTTCATTGGCTTCACCAAAAGTTTGGGACCCAAAATCATCATG CCCAAAGAGAGGACTTTTTTACTGTGTGGTTTACTTGAAGCCTGGAGATTACCATCGGATACACTCCCCAGCTGATTGGAACATTCTTGTGCGCAGGCATTTTTCTG GCCGTCTTTATCCCCTGAATGAACGTGCTACAAGAACAATTAGAAATCTCTATATTGAGAACGAGAGG GTCATTCTTGAAGGTCTGTGGCAGGAAGGATTTATGGCACTTGCTGCAATTGGTGCGACAAATATTGGGTCAAGTGAG CTGTTCATTGAGCCTGAACTTCATACAAACAGGCCAATGAAGAAGTTTCTACATTCAGAGCCTCCTGAAGAACGGGTTTATGAATGTGAAGGTGTAGGCAGAGTGCTCACGAGAGGGGATGAG TTAGGCGCTTTCAACATGGGATCAACAGTTGTACTTGTTTTCCAAGCTCCAATTTCAAAACTCAACGAGGGCGATTCATCTCAAGAGTTCAGGTTCTGTGTCCAAAGCGGGGATAGAATTCGTGTTGGTGAGGCTCTAGGGAGGTGGCATAGTTCGTGA
- the LOC137810484 gene encoding formyltetrahydrofolate deformylase 1, mitochondrial-like, with translation MGIVRKLCSTWNNLKVFRLGNRNSYSYNNFSSFNISIDPLNPSSSNSFLTHGIHVFQCPDTVGIVAKISDCIATRGGNILSADVFVPQNKQVFYSRNVFVFDPVLWPRMQMEEDFLRISKTFNAMRSVIRVPALDPKYKIAILASKQDHCLIDLLHGWQDGRLSVDITCVISNHYRVPESEVIRFLEMHGVPYHYLGATTKNKREEEILELVQNTDFLVLARYIRILSNTFLRSYGKDIINIHHGLLPSFKGSNPSKQAVDAGVKLIGATSYLVTEEGLDAGPIIEQMVERVSHKDDLQSFVQKSENLEKQCLSSAIRSYCELRILPYEENKTVVF, from the exons ATGGGCATCGTCCGAAAACTGTGTTCTACTTGGAACAACCTCAAAGTTTTCAGATTGGGCAACAGGAACAGTTACAGTTATAATAATTTCAGTTCCTTTAATATATCCATTGACCCCTTAAACCCATCGTCTTCCAATTCCTTCCTCACTCATGGAATCCACGTGTTTCAATGCCCT GATACCGTTGGAATTGTAGCCAAGATATCTGATTGCATTGCCACTAGGGGTGGCAACATTCTCTCTGCTGATGTTTTTGTACCTCAAAATAAACAAGTCTTCTACTCTAGAAA tgtttttgtttttgatccTGTTCTGTGGCCACGAATGCAAATGGAGGAGGATTTCTTAAGGATCTCTAAAACATTCAATGCCATGAGATCTGTTATAAGAGTGCCAGCTCTGGATCCTAAATATAAGATTGCTATTCTCGCATCAAAGCAG GACCACTGTTTGATTGATTTGTTGCATGGATGGCAGGATGGAAGACTCTCAGTGGATATTACTTGTGTAATTAG TAACCATTATAGAGTTCCTGAAAGTGAGGTGATTCGTTTTCTTGAAATGCACGGTGTTCCTTATCATTATTTAGGAGCAACAACAAAGAATAAAAGGGAAGAGGAGATCTTGGAGCTGGTTCAGAACACTGATTTTTTAGTACTTGCGAGGTATATTCGG ATACTATCCAACACTTTTTTAAGGAGTTATGGAAAGGATATAATTAACATCCACCATGGCCTGTTACCATCATTTAAGGGTAGCAATCCATCTAAACAG GCCGTTGATGCAGGTGTGAAATTAATCGGTGCAACAAGTTACCTTGTGACTGAAGAAGGACTTGATGCTGGACCTATTATTGAACAAATG GTTGAAAGAGTTTCCCATAAAGATGACTTGCAGAGCTTTGTGCAGAAATCAGAGAATCTTGAAAAACAATGTCTGTCAAGTGCTATCAGATCTTATTGTGAGCTTCGAATACTGCcatatgaagaaaataaaactgtTGTATTTTGA
- the LOC137810487 gene encoding phosphatidylserine decarboxylase proenzyme 1, mitochondrial isoform X1, protein MKYRVSHKLLVLPHRTHPFNSARYITSFARKFITRPPRASINGGSGNSQGDSFIVPGATVATILMLGVLHARRLYDDKKTEGMKEKGIEVEFQPDIKATFLRLLPLRSISRCWGYMTSMEIPVWLRPVIYKAWARAFHSNLEEAGLPLDKYATLKDFFVRTLKEGSRPIDVDPQCLVSPVDGTVLRFGELKGAGAMIEQVKGFSYSVFSLLGASPFLPTTADGDVQEKLNESTTNTEKNKKSWWRVSLASPKVWDPKSSCPKRGLFYCVVYLKPGDYHRIHSPADWNILVRRHFSGRLYPLNERATRTIRNLYIENERVILEGLWQEGFMALAAIGATNIGSSELFIEPELHTNRPMKKFLHSEPPEERVYECEGVGRVLTRGDELGAFNMGSTVVLVFQAPISKLNEGDSSQEFRFCVQSGDRIRVGEALGRWHSS, encoded by the exons ATGAAATATAGGGTTTCACACAAGCTTCTAGTGCTTCCTCACCGCACTCATCCCTTCAACAGCGCTCGTTACATCACTTCCTTCGCCAGAAAGTTTATAACTCGTCCACCTCGTGCTTCTATCAATGGCGGAAGTGGAAATTCTCAAG GGGATTCTTTTATTGTACCTGGCGCGACAGTTGCTACCATACTTATGCTTGGTGTTCTCCATGCCCGCAGACTATATGATGACAAGAAG ACTGAAGGGATGAAGGAGAAAGGAATTGAAGTGGAATTCCAGCCTGATATCAAG GCTACATTTTTAAGGTTACTGCCTCTGCGTTCAATTTCTAGATGCTGGGGATACATGACAAGCATG GAAATACCAGTTTGGCTAAGGCCCGTTATCTATAAAGCTTGGGCTCGGGCATTCCATTCAa ATTTAGAAGAAGCTGGTTTACCTCTAGACAAGTATGCCACCTTAAAGGATTTTTTTGTCCGCACTTTGAAAGAAGGTTCCAGGCCTATTGATGTTGATCCGCAGTGTCTG GTTAGTCCTGTGGACGGTACAGTTTTAAGATTTGGGGAGTTGAAGGGAGCAGGGGCAATGATTGAACAAGTAAAAGGGTTTTCATATTCAGTTTTTTCTCTTCTTGGTGCAAGCCCTTTCCTTCCAACAACTGCTGATGGTGATGTGCAAGAGAAGCTTAATGAATCAACAACAAATACTGAAAAGAACAAAAAGTCATGGTGGAGAGTTTCATTGGCTTCACCAAAAGTTTGGGACCCAAAATCATCATG CCCAAAGAGAGGACTTTTTTACTGTGTGGTTTACTTGAAGCCTGGAGATTACCATCGGATACACTCCCCAGCTGATTGGAACATTCTTGTGCGCAGGCATTTTTCTG GCCGTCTTTATCCCCTGAATGAACGTGCTACAAGAACAATTAGAAATCTCTATATTGAGAACGAGAGG GTCATTCTTGAAGGTCTGTGGCAGGAAGGATTTATGGCACTTGCTGCAATTGGTGCGACAAATATTGGGTCAAGTGAG CTGTTCATTGAGCCTGAACTTCATACAAACAGGCCAATGAAGAAGTTTCTACATTCAGAGCCTCCTGAAGAACGGGTTTATGAATGTGAAGGTGTAGGCAGAGTGCTCACGAGAGGGGATGAG TTAGGCGCTTTCAACATGGGATCAACAGTTGTACTTGTTTTCCAAGCTCCAATTTCAAAACTCAACGAGGGCGATTCATCTCAAGAGTTCAGGTTCTGTGTCCAAAGCGGGGATAGAATTCGTGTTGGTGAGGCTCTAGGGAGGTGGCATAGTTCGTGA
- the LOC137810489 gene encoding VAN3-binding protein-like isoform X2 has protein sequence MEGGFFPPWKNGSWLELASEDVQESEQFKLVSSLPPLAEPPTPREPMEFLSRSWSLSASEISKALSEKQKQAFLDTSADTLQEPISASQLAGGRIIVSGNCRRMGAIGKWLHQKQYGSTNVTVKKKDRARAENARVHSALSIAGLASAVAAVAATEDPRGGCRSKLDVALASATQLLASYCVEMAELAGADRERVAATVRSAVDIQTPGDLMTFTAAAATALRGEAALTARLPKEAKKNASISPYDKVIAEPHWLRAFDGQMLERHPPCLGDLLQLTEKGTLRWRHVHVYIKKCQVKIKIKSKHVGGAFSKKNKCVVYGVCDKDNAWPYRKEREASEELYFGLKTAQGLLEFKCQNKLHKQKWVDGIDMLLRRVNTVEATEHSLEYLSISSST, from the exons ATGGAAGGTGGTTTTTTTCCACCTTGGAAAAATGGATCGTGGCTGGAGTTAGCTTCGGAGGATGTGCAGGAGAGTGAGCAATTCAAACTGGTGTCATCCTTGCCGCCGTTGGCTGAGCCACCGACACCGCGTGAACCCATGGAGTTCTTGTCCAGGTCATGGAGTCTCTCTGCCTCGGAAATCTCAAAGGCTCTCTCAGAGAAACAAAAGCAAGCTTTTCTCGATACGAGCGCCGACACATTGCAAGAACCTATTTCCGCATCTCAATTAGCA GGAGGGAGAATAATAGTTTCTGGAAATTGTCGAAGGATGGGTGCGATTGGGAAGTGGTTACATCAGAAGCAGTATGGGAGCACGAACGTTACCGTTAAGAAGAAAGATCGGGCGCGTGCGGAGAACGCGCGTGTGCATTCGGCGCTGTCCATTGCGGGGTTGGCCTCCGCGGTGGCTGCGGTGGCCGCAACAGAGGACCCTCGCGGTGGCTGTCGTTCTAAATTGGACGTTGCTCTCGCTTCCGCCACGCAACTCTTGGCGTCATATTGCGTTGAGATGGCGGAGTTGGCCGGCGCGGATCGGGAGCGCGTGGCGGCCACCGTCAGGTCCGCTGTTGATATTCAGACCCCTGGTGATCTAATGACTTTCACGGCAGCAGCTGCAACAG CTTTGCGAGGAGAAGCAGCTCTTACAGCTAGATTGccaaaagaagcaaagaagaaTGCTTCAATAAGTCCGTATGATAAAGTGATAGCGGAACCGCATTGGCTTCGTGCGTTTGACGGTCAGATGTTGGAACGTCATCCACCATGTCTGGGGGATTTGTTGCAGCTCACAGAAAAAG GCACTTTACGATGGAGACATGTCCATGTTTATATCAAGAAATGCCAG GTCAAAATTAAGATCAAAAGTAAGCACGTTGGAGGAGCCTTCTCCAAAAAGAATAAAT GTGTGGTGTATGGAGTGTGTGATAAAGATAATGCATGGCCATATAGAAAAGAAAGGGAAGCATCGGAAGAGCTATATTTTGGGCTCAAAACTGCACAAGGTCTTCTAGAATTTAAGTGCCAGAACAAACTCCATAAGCAAAAATGGGTTGATGGGATAGATATGTTACTTCGTAGGGTCAACACTGTTGAAGCAACAGAGCATTCTCTAGAATATTTAAGTATTAGTAGCAGTACATGA
- the LOC137810490 gene encoding probable aquaporin TIP2-2, giving the protein MVKITLGTFDDSFSVASLKAYFSELHATLIFVFAGVGSAIAYNELTKDAALDPTGLVAVAVAHAFALFVGVSVAANISGGHLNPAVTFGLAVGGNITLLTGFLYWIAQLLGSILACLLLNLVTAKSIPTHGPAYGVNAFQGVVCEIIITFGLVYTVYATAADPKKGSLGTIAPIAIGFIVGANILAAGPFSGGSMNPARSFGPAVVSGNFADNWIYWVGPLIGGGLAGLIYGDVFIGSYAAVPASETYP; this is encoded by the exons ATGGTGAAGATAACTCTTGGTACCTTTGATGACTCTTTTAGCGTTGCCTCTCTCAAGGCCTATTTCTCAGAGCTTCATGCCACTCTCATTTTCGTCTTCGCTGGCGTTGGATCAGCCATTGCTTACA ACGAGCTCACAAAAGATGCTGCATTGGATCCAACGGGGCTGGTGGCAGTGGCAGTGGCCCATGCATTCGCACTGTTTGTAGGTGTGTCTGTTGCAGCCAACATCTCAGGTGGTCATTTGAACCCAGCAGTCACGTTTGGATTGGCTGTGGGAGGCAACATCACCCTCCTAACTGGTTTCTTGTACTGGATTGCCCAATTGTTGGGTTCTATCCTTGCATGTCTCCTCCTCAACTTGGTTACAGCAAAG AGCATTCCAACGCATGGACCAGCTTATGGTGTAAACGCTTTCCAAGGTGTTGTGTGTGAGATTATTATCACTTTTGGGTTGGTTTACACAGTGTATGCAACTGCTGCAGACCCTAAGAAGGGGTCATTGGGTACCATTGCACCCATTGCTATTGGGTTCATTGTGGGTGCTAACATCCTAGCTGCTGGTCCATTCAGTGGTGGTTCGATGAACCCAGCTCGCTCTTTCGGCCCAGCTGTGGTTAGTGGAAACTTTGCTGATAACTGGATCTACTGGGTTGGTCCATTGATTGGAGGAGGTTTGGCTGGGTTAATCTATGGAGATGTCTTCATTGGTTCCTATGCCGCTGTCCCAGCCTCTGAAACCTATCCTTAA